The Nitrospirales bacterium genome includes a window with the following:
- the smpB gene encoding SsrA-binding protein SmpB, with product MSKTKTDHAIGTNRKAFHDYAIEEKIEAGIVLLGTEVKSLREGKVNLRESYASIDSGQVILHQCHIGGYSHGNQMNHEPLRPRKLLLHHKQIQKLQSKVQQAGLTLVPLRLYFNLRGIAKIELALARGKKHYDRRETVKKREANREIQRAMKSSNQSR from the coding sequence ATGAGCAAAACCAAGACGGATCACGCTATCGGAACGAATCGCAAAGCTTTTCATGACTATGCGATCGAAGAAAAAATCGAAGCAGGCATCGTGCTGCTTGGGACCGAAGTCAAATCGCTTCGTGAAGGAAAAGTCAATCTTCGCGAAAGCTATGCATCGATCGATTCGGGGCAAGTCATCCTTCATCAGTGTCACATCGGAGGCTATAGTCACGGCAACCAAATGAATCACGAACCTCTCCGACCTCGAAAGCTATTGCTTCATCACAAGCAAATTCAAAAGTTACAGAGCAAGGTCCAACAAGCGGGTCTGACTCTTGTTCCGCTTCGCCTGTATTTTAACCTCCGTGGGATCGCAAAAATCGAATTGGCGTTGGCGCGGGGGAAGAAGCACTATGACCGGCGCGAGACGGTCAAAAAACGTGAGGCCAACCGGGAAATTCAACGGGCGATGAAATCTTCCAACCAGTCACGATAG
- a CDS encoding histidine phosphatase family protein, translating into MTMKTLYVFRHAEAASTDRNGTDYDRPLHERGKSEAFVMGQRLLSWPKPDIIISSPALRATTTATLLATAISYPLPRIVFDKQVYEAEMEDLFLVIREIDDSLSCAMLVGHNPALTQFVNILGRCDVGNMPTCSMAILRLPMDTWNDIDRIRGELKVFDYPAKPEKSMRATR; encoded by the coding sequence ATGACGATGAAAACGCTGTATGTATTCAGACATGCAGAGGCCGCTTCTACGGATAGGAATGGCACTGACTATGATCGCCCCTTACATGAGCGTGGCAAATCTGAGGCTTTTGTCATGGGGCAACGCTTACTATCATGGCCTAAGCCAGATATTATCATTTCAAGTCCAGCCCTACGGGCGACGACAACCGCAACTCTCCTCGCCACGGCAATTTCCTACCCATTGCCGCGCATAGTCTTCGATAAGCAAGTTTATGAAGCTGAGATGGAAGATTTATTCTTGGTAATCAGGGAGATTGATGATTCTCTGTCTTGCGCGATGCTGGTGGGGCACAATCCCGCGTTGACGCAATTTGTCAACATACTTGGGCGATGTGATGTTGGAAATATGCCGACATGTAGTATGGCGATATTACGACTACCCATGGATACCTGGAATGACATTGACAGAATCAGAGGGGAACTCAAGGTATTCGATTATCCCGCAAAGCCCGAGAAGTCCATGAGGGCGACTAGATAA
- a CDS encoding peptidylprolyl isomerase, with translation MKIFTRLFLRLFLPSLLVSLMALSFSISTVNAFMDRIVAVVNKEVITFSELEEEVRDERIRLMARFSGEQLYRRVAQKEAQVLNAIIEERLQLQEAKAKGFTVTEEELDTALQRKPPQVELDDAAYAAYTEHLRKQILLDKIRSFEIRRIITISHAEIAQYYKEHQDEFMTAPVYRLRQILFVVDTDEERLHKQSQSRSVYQRLQAGESFQELALKYSGGPEATEGGELGAVPHDELLAPLANALKTMQAGELSGPIETRLGFHILALDEITPEVPKLFEEVENHIQAKLLKQRTDHVFQEWLAGLKKKAFIEIKYSPLSNF, from the coding sequence ATGAAAATTTTTACGCGTCTGTTTCTTCGATTGTTCCTGCCAAGCCTTCTGGTCTCGTTGATGGCCCTCAGTTTTTCAATTTCGACGGTGAACGCGTTTATGGACCGAATCGTTGCGGTCGTCAACAAAGAAGTCATCACATTTTCTGAGTTAGAAGAGGAAGTGCGAGATGAACGCATTCGCCTGATGGCCAGGTTCAGTGGAGAACAACTCTATCGGCGGGTGGCTCAGAAAGAAGCTCAAGTCCTCAATGCCATCATCGAAGAACGTCTGCAACTTCAAGAAGCCAAAGCGAAAGGGTTTACCGTCACGGAAGAAGAGTTAGACACGGCACTCCAACGTAAGCCGCCCCAAGTGGAACTGGATGACGCCGCATATGCGGCCTATACCGAGCACCTCCGGAAACAGATTCTTCTGGATAAAATACGAAGCTTTGAGATTCGTCGAATTATCACGATTTCACATGCGGAAATCGCGCAATATTACAAAGAACATCAAGATGAGTTTATGACGGCTCCCGTCTACCGTCTACGTCAAATTTTATTTGTCGTCGACACTGATGAAGAGCGGCTCCATAAGCAATCTCAATCGCGATCGGTCTATCAGCGCCTTCAAGCGGGAGAAAGCTTTCAAGAGCTTGCGCTCAAATATTCAGGTGGACCGGAAGCTACAGAAGGGGGAGAGTTGGGAGCGGTGCCACACGATGAACTCCTCGCTCCGCTGGCCAACGCGTTAAAAACGATGCAGGCAGGAGAACTCAGCGGACCGATCGAAACACGGCTAGGCTTTCACATTTTGGCTCTCGATGAAATTACCCCTGAAGTCCCCAAGCTTTTTGAAGAAGTCGAAAATCACATACAAGCCAAACTCCTCAAACAACGCACGGACCATGTGTTTCAGGAATGGCTCGCAGGCCTGAAGAAAAAGGCTTTCATTGAGATTAAATATTCGCCACTATCAAATTTTTAA
- the yihA gene encoding ribosome biogenesis GTP-binding protein YihA/YsxC: MKIRSAEFIKSCVALDQCPKAVCPEIALLGRSNVGKSSALNCLLNRKGLAKVGKVPGKTQMINFFHVELADSQVRQLHFVDLPGYGYAKVPQSVRQAWGPMIETYLTSRHTLCGVVVFIDIRRVERSDEELLHWLKTLPYAMIVVATKLDKISTGKRREHLDRIRKGLSLLPHTELLPFSSYTQEGRAEVLCAIKNLIVANI; the protein is encoded by the coding sequence ATGAAAATTCGATCGGCCGAATTCATCAAGAGTTGTGTGGCGCTTGATCAGTGTCCCAAGGCAGTCTGTCCGGAAATCGCCTTGCTGGGCCGGTCGAATGTGGGAAAGTCGTCAGCCTTGAATTGTTTGCTGAACCGGAAAGGGTTGGCCAAAGTGGGAAAAGTGCCGGGGAAAACTCAAATGATCAACTTTTTTCACGTGGAGTTGGCCGATTCGCAGGTCAGGCAACTGCATTTCGTCGATCTTCCCGGGTATGGGTATGCGAAAGTGCCTCAATCCGTTCGTCAAGCGTGGGGACCTATGATTGAGACCTATCTGACGTCGCGTCACACATTATGTGGAGTGGTGGTCTTCATCGATATCAGGCGGGTTGAACGCTCCGATGAAGAACTCTTGCACTGGCTGAAGACGTTGCCATATGCGATGATTGTTGTCGCGACAAAACTGGATAAAATCTCAACGGGCAAGCGGCGGGAACATTTGGATCGCATTCGGAAAGGATTGTCGCTCCTTCCTCACACGGAACTCCTCCCGTTTTCGTCCTATACTCAAGAAGGACGCGCTGAGGTTCTGTGCGCCATTAAAAATTTGATAGTGGCGAATATTTAA
- the rfaE2 gene encoding D-glycero-beta-D-manno-heptose 1-phosphate adenylyltransferase: MLHPKIQSVDRLVVILDSERQAGKRIVFSNGCFDLLHVGHVRYLEQARQLGDLLIVGLNSDRSVRCLEKGASRPIIPEDERAEVLAALSCVDYVTIFHEPDPLVIIKKILPDTLVKGGDWSPDQMIGREVVENLGGSVVSLPLVPHISTTAIIERILKRSVSPADEIAASSPSRPS; encoded by the coding sequence ATGTTGCACCCTAAAATTCAATCGGTAGATAGACTCGTCGTCATCCTCGATAGCGAACGGCAGGCAGGGAAACGGATCGTGTTTTCGAATGGATGTTTCGACCTCCTGCATGTTGGCCATGTTCGGTATTTGGAACAAGCTCGGCAATTGGGAGACCTCCTCATCGTCGGACTGAATAGCGATCGTTCAGTCCGCTGCCTTGAAAAAGGAGCCAGCCGACCAATTATCCCTGAAGACGAACGCGCAGAGGTGCTGGCCGCCTTGTCTTGCGTGGACTATGTCACTATTTTTCATGAGCCAGACCCGTTAGTCATCATCAAAAAAATTCTGCCCGACACCCTGGTTAAGGGTGGCGACTGGTCACCAGACCAGATGATCGGCCGAGAAGTCGTGGAGAACCTGGGAGGATCGGTCGTCTCTCTCCCGTTGGTCCCGCACATCTCGACGACTGCGATCATCGAACGAATCCTTAAACGCTCCGTATCTCCGGCCGATGAAATCGCAGCCTCATCCCCATCTCGACCGTCTTAA
- a CDS encoding tetratricopeptide repeat protein translates to MKSLVVFALKSESKYKMCVRRVLAILAICLLLLVSVNSQIFAHNSHRQGAENIAIQAEDAWLDGANVQALEMLDQGIQAHPDALRLQRLKGDVLATSRRISEAIEAYDSALRADPKALDVHWAKWSVLLRAGRSEEAISELERIADIDAKNPLVPLQIAVELRKLDRLEESFRWYEKAVALKPEMPGWRLAMARARFDILDGRGARDEVKKVLTMVVPGSPEDMAARSLLSVVYGATKERGRRYQPIFSPEGTAAERKEWAAIRAKAWGLFEAGQYAEAEPVLRKVLTLKPSDHAATHDLGVTLMELDRYEEALPVLEKVLTITTNEEVLADTFFQIGQTLTALERWSEAYDHFEILYQAAVEFEETNKDVGVMPGVRVLSKEKLVEWMEKVRPHVPDATKPAQDKANAQIPPADPASPEAQSADQVYEQVLEKTLKPEDPMYRRASLMGRDADFSTFRFVISADRVMRDDLPSGAHDFIPIEPNNTFSSTQEEVILVFGLVTPSFHDVQLTAECFMETPKILRGQKAVAQDKVVMAMNEQSGYFVLSKPEQAEWTPGLYRCGLFIGEEISAYTHADEVRFRIVEPVRSS, encoded by the coding sequence ATGAAATCTCTTGTTGTATTTGCCCTGAAAAGCGAATCAAAATATAAAATGTGTGTCAGAAGGGTGCTGGCGATTCTGGCCATCTGTCTTCTCCTGCTGGTATCGGTAAACAGCCAGATTTTCGCGCACAACTCTCATCGCCAAGGCGCAGAAAACATAGCGATACAGGCCGAAGATGCCTGGCTGGACGGAGCGAACGTGCAAGCATTGGAAATGTTGGACCAAGGTATTCAAGCCCATCCTGACGCGTTACGACTTCAACGATTAAAAGGGGATGTCCTCGCAACTTCCAGACGTATTTCGGAGGCTATAGAAGCGTATGACAGTGCATTGCGGGCCGACCCGAAAGCCTTGGACGTGCATTGGGCCAAATGGAGTGTACTGCTTCGAGCTGGACGAAGCGAGGAGGCGATATCCGAGTTAGAACGTATCGCCGACATTGATGCGAAAAATCCCCTTGTGCCGCTTCAGATAGCCGTAGAACTTCGAAAACTCGATCGTTTGGAAGAATCGTTTAGATGGTACGAAAAGGCCGTGGCATTAAAGCCTGAGATGCCTGGTTGGCGTTTAGCGATGGCCCGGGCGCGTTTTGATATCCTGGATGGTCGAGGTGCCAGGGATGAAGTCAAGAAGGTCTTAACGATGGTCGTTCCTGGTTCTCCGGAAGATATGGCCGCCCGGAGTTTGCTCTCAGTGGTCTACGGGGCGACGAAAGAGCGAGGTCGTCGCTACCAGCCAATTTTTAGCCCGGAAGGAACTGCTGCGGAACGAAAGGAATGGGCAGCCATTCGAGCGAAAGCATGGGGCTTGTTTGAGGCCGGTCAGTATGCGGAAGCTGAACCCGTCTTACGGAAGGTTTTGACGCTCAAGCCCAGTGACCATGCCGCGACCCATGATTTAGGCGTCACACTCATGGAGTTGGACCGGTATGAGGAGGCCCTTCCCGTTCTGGAAAAAGTGTTGACCATCACGACAAATGAAGAAGTGTTGGCCGATACGTTTTTTCAGATCGGGCAAACACTGACCGCCTTAGAACGATGGTCTGAAGCGTACGACCATTTTGAAATACTCTATCAAGCGGCCGTCGAATTTGAAGAAACCAACAAGGATGTCGGTGTGATGCCAGGGGTTCGAGTGTTGAGCAAGGAAAAATTGGTGGAATGGATGGAGAAAGTCCGGCCCCATGTCCCAGACGCCACCAAGCCGGCGCAGGATAAAGCCAATGCGCAGATTCCACCGGCTGACCCCGCGAGCCCAGAGGCCCAGTCGGCTGACCAGGTCTATGAGCAGGTCCTTGAAAAGACGCTCAAGCCCGAAGACCCCATGTATCGGAGAGCTTCGCTCATGGGGAGAGATGCAGACTTTAGCACGTTTCGATTCGTCATATCCGCAGACCGCGTCATGCGGGACGATCTCCCGAGTGGCGCTCATGATTTTATCCCGATCGAACCCAACAATACTTTCTCTTCCACACAGGAAGAGGTCATATTGGTGTTCGGGCTTGTGACGCCCTCGTTTCATGATGTGCAACTCACGGCGGAATGTTTCATGGAGACCCCGAAAATACTCAGAGGTCAAAAGGCCGTCGCTCAAGACAAGGTTGTGATGGCCATGAATGAGCAGTCTGGGTATTTTGTCCTGTCAAAACCGGAACAGGCGGAATGGACGCCCGGGCTCTATCGGTGTGGTTTATTCATAGGAGAGGAAATTTCGGCGTATACCCATGCGGATGAGGTGCGATTCCGTATCGTCGAACCTGTTCGGTCATCCTAA
- the mfd gene encoding transcription-repair coupling factor, whose product MKLASSLLQPLEHILEPIHTALEQHHGHLCLTSVAPSSHSLAILGLYYNQFSHKRQPEHPRSWLIITESEPCSLQVFQDLQFYHSVFNLPLEPLVHFPQWASLPYQSSLPPTDIIAQRARALHRLTTGQPTILVTSVLALLHKVLPQQVFLDAYFSLALRDVHEHEPLIAKLLQLGYRRVSIVEIPGEFSVRGGIMDIFSTACNQPIRVEFLGDTIESLRMFDPSTQESIQQLSEAWILPVREYLVDDSTHEEGCPPLSPDAEWYAPDLYGTMESVTEYFQEAPHVVLHAPMSLQRMASTSWDEILQVWDQQDSSSTAQDKPPYPDPDRLYDLYDDILTRIQRWPMIGIDTIAPAASEDWEDVIPFPAQSPNSVGLGLRGVPLKENLVKLDQLRSQGPVFLIARSTGQVERLLGLLSEHGYPASPWDPSQHDKRSPDERFPFYCIQGELSSGLITHEGRLAFITEEELFGKGMRHRPQPKTHTAKFLSSLDDLQEGDLVVHVHHGISRYQGLRRLSVQDFESDYLLLQFAGTDTLYVPLERLSEIQPYHGADQRTPKLDKLGGSSWARTKAKVKKSIEDMAEELVALYANREIARRAVYTPDTMLTHEFEAAFDYEETSGQLKAIEDIYRDMESPKPMDRLVCGDVGYGKTEVAMRAAFKAVQNNRQVAVLVPTTLLAQQHYETFSARFSPFPVRVGMLTRFQTASECKVILRDLASGTLDIIIGTHRVLTKSVTFKNLGIVITDEEQWFGVRHKERLKQLRTQVDVLTLSATPIPRTLQMALSGVRDLSVIESPPSGRLAIQTQVLRFDANVIREAIHREMGRGGQVFYLHNRVETMERTGTWLQQLVPEARIVIAHGQMDERLLESVMLKFFHHEADVLVATAIIQSGLDIPNANTILIDRADLFGLAQLYQLRGRVGRGGQQAHAYFFVPNEETLSTDAQKRLNAIQEFTELGSGFRIAAADMEIRGAGNLLGKQQSGNIAVIGLDLYLHMVEQAVQQLKGHTIEDIPEPTLQLHVSAFIPEDYIEDSHQRLSLYKRLSGSEHMSDLALLHGETQDRYGPLPEPVERLYEVMQVKLLAKALTLESVELQGRRIVITFHEQAKLPDEGIQWLMDRGAGQIRFLSPRSFEREMQSEDWDVLYPELNTILQGLHRHHQTLEEAHPS is encoded by the coding sequence ATGAAACTCGCCTCTTCACTCCTCCAGCCTCTCGAGCACATTCTTGAGCCGATTCACACAGCTCTCGAGCAACATCACGGCCATCTGTGTCTGACGAGCGTCGCTCCTTCATCGCATTCACTCGCGATACTGGGTCTGTACTACAATCAATTCTCGCACAAAAGGCAGCCTGAACACCCCAGGTCATGGTTGATCATCACGGAATCCGAGCCCTGCTCGCTTCAGGTATTTCAAGATCTCCAATTCTACCATTCAGTCTTCAACCTTCCTCTCGAACCGTTAGTCCACTTTCCTCAATGGGCCAGCCTGCCCTATCAATCCTCTCTGCCTCCGACTGATATTATCGCTCAGCGCGCTCGCGCCTTGCATCGGTTAACCACGGGACAACCGACCATACTGGTCACGTCGGTCCTTGCCCTGCTGCACAAGGTACTCCCTCAACAGGTATTTCTTGACGCCTATTTTTCGCTTGCACTTCGGGATGTGCATGAGCACGAACCGCTGATCGCCAAACTGCTTCAACTTGGATACCGCCGCGTCTCGATCGTGGAAATTCCAGGAGAATTCAGCGTTCGAGGAGGGATCATGGATATTTTCTCGACCGCGTGCAATCAGCCTATTCGAGTAGAATTTTTAGGGGATACGATCGAATCCTTGCGCATGTTCGACCCATCGACCCAGGAGTCGATTCAACAACTTTCGGAAGCTTGGATTTTACCGGTTCGCGAATATCTTGTTGATGATTCCACTCACGAGGAAGGCTGTCCGCCTCTCTCCCCCGATGCTGAATGGTATGCACCCGATCTCTACGGGACGATGGAGTCCGTGACGGAGTATTTTCAGGAAGCTCCCCATGTCGTCCTGCATGCACCAATGAGTCTTCAACGCATGGCCTCAACGAGTTGGGACGAAATATTGCAGGTATGGGATCAACAAGACTCCTCCTCGACCGCTCAAGACAAGCCACCATACCCTGATCCTGACCGGTTGTATGATCTCTACGACGATATTCTTACGAGAATACAGCGATGGCCCATGATCGGTATCGATACGATCGCACCGGCTGCTTCTGAAGACTGGGAAGACGTCATACCCTTTCCCGCGCAATCCCCGAACAGTGTCGGACTTGGGCTCCGGGGCGTCCCGCTTAAAGAAAACCTCGTCAAGCTGGATCAACTGCGTAGTCAGGGACCCGTGTTTCTCATCGCTCGCAGCACAGGACAAGTCGAACGTCTTTTGGGTTTGTTGTCTGAACATGGGTATCCAGCCTCGCCATGGGATCCATCACAACATGACAAGCGTTCTCCTGATGAACGATTCCCCTTTTATTGCATCCAGGGTGAACTATCCTCGGGGCTTATCACCCATGAAGGGCGTCTGGCATTTATCACCGAAGAAGAACTCTTTGGAAAAGGTATGCGGCATCGTCCGCAACCTAAGACCCACACGGCCAAATTCCTTTCCTCTCTTGATGACCTTCAGGAAGGCGACCTCGTCGTTCACGTCCATCATGGCATCAGCCGCTATCAAGGTCTGCGCCGGCTCTCTGTTCAGGATTTCGAGAGTGATTACTTGTTATTGCAGTTTGCAGGGACCGACACGCTCTATGTCCCTTTGGAACGCCTCTCGGAAATTCAGCCCTATCATGGAGCCGATCAACGGACCCCCAAATTGGATAAACTCGGGGGATCGAGCTGGGCTCGGACGAAGGCTAAAGTCAAAAAGAGCATCGAAGACATGGCCGAGGAACTGGTGGCCCTCTACGCGAATCGCGAGATTGCACGCCGAGCGGTCTACACGCCGGATACGATGCTGACGCACGAATTCGAGGCGGCCTTCGACTACGAAGAAACGTCCGGTCAACTCAAAGCCATCGAGGATATTTACCGTGACATGGAATCCCCAAAACCAATGGATCGATTGGTGTGTGGAGACGTCGGGTACGGGAAAACCGAAGTCGCCATGCGGGCGGCGTTCAAAGCCGTTCAGAACAATCGACAAGTGGCCGTGCTCGTGCCCACGACCTTGTTGGCTCAGCAGCATTACGAGACCTTTTCGGCAAGATTCTCCCCCTTCCCGGTTCGGGTCGGCATGTTGACCCGGTTTCAAACCGCGAGCGAATGCAAAGTCATTCTTCGGGATCTGGCGTCAGGAACCCTGGACATCATCATTGGAACCCATCGCGTATTGACCAAATCCGTTACATTCAAGAACCTAGGCATTGTCATCACGGATGAGGAGCAATGGTTTGGCGTACGGCACAAAGAACGACTGAAACAACTTCGTACGCAAGTCGATGTCCTCACGCTGTCAGCCACACCCATTCCCCGCACGCTTCAAATGGCCCTCTCGGGCGTACGTGACTTGTCGGTCATCGAAAGCCCTCCTTCCGGGCGGTTGGCGATTCAAACACAGGTCCTGCGCTTTGACGCGAACGTCATTCGCGAGGCGATCCATCGGGAAATGGGCCGGGGAGGGCAAGTGTTCTACCTACATAATCGCGTCGAAACGATGGAACGCACGGGGACATGGCTGCAACAGCTGGTCCCCGAAGCTCGCATTGTGATCGCCCATGGGCAGATGGACGAACGGTTACTCGAAAGTGTCATGCTCAAATTTTTTCACCATGAGGCCGACGTGCTGGTCGCCACCGCCATCATTCAGTCAGGACTCGACATTCCGAACGCCAACACCATCCTCATTGACCGGGCAGACCTGTTCGGCCTGGCCCAACTCTACCAATTGCGTGGACGCGTCGGGCGTGGAGGACAACAGGCTCATGCGTATTTCTTCGTGCCCAATGAAGAAACCTTGAGTACCGACGCGCAAAAACGTCTCAATGCCATTCAAGAGTTTACGGAACTCGGCTCCGGATTCCGGATTGCCGCGGCCGACATGGAAATCCGCGGCGCGGGGAATTTGTTAGGGAAACAACAATCCGGCAACATCGCTGTCATCGGGCTGGATTTGTACCTGCACATGGTTGAACAGGCCGTTCAACAACTCAAAGGACACACCATCGAAGACATACCGGAACCCACCCTCCAGCTCCATGTGTCGGCGTTCATTCCGGAAGATTATATCGAGGACTCCCATCAACGGCTGAGCCTGTACAAGCGGCTCTCAGGAAGCGAACACATGAGTGACCTTGCGCTCCTTCATGGGGAAACGCAGGATCGGTATGGTCCACTGCCAGAACCTGTCGAACGCCTCTACGAAGTGATGCAAGTCAAACTCTTGGCCAAGGCCTTAACGCTAGAATCCGTTGAGCTCCAGGGCCGTAGGATTGTGATCACGTTTCATGAGCAAGCCAAGTTACCAGACGAGGGCATTCAATGGTTGATGGATCGCGGTGCGGGTCAGATTCGCTTTCTTTCCCCACGATCCTTTGAACGGGAGATGCAGTCTGAAGATTGGGACGTGCTGTACCCAGAGCTGAATACAATCTTACAAGGGCTCCATCGACATCATCAGACCCTTGAAGAAGCTCATCCGTCATGA
- a CDS encoding DASS family sodium-coupled anion symporter, with protein MEILEGKMGYTRKARVGLIGGPIIAVFLYMILPNSLDDSSRVLAAVLIWVVTYWITEPIPLPVTALLGSGLCVVMGLGTMKSVFSAYAHPIIFLFIGSFFLAEALVVHGLDKRFGLWLLSLRWVGAHPVRVFIVMGGTVAVLSMWISNTAATALMLPIALGVLATIRQEHSKSGEYETGFLLFVSYGAGVGGVATIIGTPPNLIGVGLLAEQAGTSISFLSWFVIGLPLAILMLAVTSVVLLRLHSPPASLPHFTDALNAKRVDLGPWTIGERHACLAFALAVGLWLLPGVLSAWLGSDHQIVSWLSQHLPKELVPILVAGLLFLLPIDFSSGQFTLSWKQAVNINWGTILLFGGGIAFGHLMVETHLAHTIGENLVNLFGVQSLWGLTAMSILTAIVLTELASNTAAASMLVPVVIAIAHAAGMSPIPPTLGACMGASLAFVLPVSTPPNAIVYGTGLVPVTSMVRAGLILDVLGGILIFIVLRVFCPILGFVS; from the coding sequence ATGGAAATCCTAGAAGGAAAGATGGGATACACTCGAAAGGCGAGGGTGGGCCTCATTGGTGGACCGATCATCGCTGTATTCCTCTACATGATACTCCCTAATTCCTTGGACGATTCGTCCAGGGTGTTGGCGGCGGTGTTAATTTGGGTCGTGACGTATTGGATTACTGAACCCATTCCCCTTCCTGTGACTGCGTTACTCGGGTCGGGACTCTGTGTGGTGATGGGTTTGGGAACTATGAAATCCGTGTTTTCGGCCTATGCTCATCCTATTATCTTTCTATTTATCGGGAGCTTTTTTCTCGCGGAAGCCCTTGTCGTTCACGGTCTCGATAAACGGTTCGGTCTCTGGTTGCTTTCCCTCAGATGGGTCGGCGCTCACCCGGTTCGGGTGTTTATCGTCATGGGTGGGACTGTGGCGGTCCTGTCAATGTGGATCAGCAATACGGCGGCAACGGCCTTGATGTTACCGATTGCGTTAGGTGTGCTAGCGACGATTCGGCAAGAACATTCCAAGTCTGGAGAGTATGAAACCGGGTTCCTCCTATTCGTATCCTATGGGGCCGGAGTCGGCGGAGTGGCGACCATTATCGGGACGCCGCCCAATTTAATCGGGGTTGGCCTTCTTGCCGAACAAGCCGGGACATCAATTTCTTTTCTATCGTGGTTCGTCATTGGACTGCCGTTAGCCATCCTGATGTTAGCGGTTACCAGCGTGGTGTTGCTTCGGCTCCATTCTCCCCCAGCCTCGCTGCCGCATTTTACCGATGCGCTGAATGCCAAACGAGTGGATCTCGGACCATGGACGATCGGCGAACGGCATGCCTGTCTCGCGTTTGCGTTGGCCGTTGGCTTATGGCTTCTTCCTGGGGTTCTGTCGGCGTGGCTAGGTTCAGATCATCAGATCGTGTCCTGGCTTTCCCAGCATTTGCCAAAGGAACTGGTTCCGATCCTCGTTGCGGGCCTCCTCTTTCTCTTGCCAATCGATTTTTCATCCGGCCAGTTCACGTTGTCATGGAAACAAGCGGTCAATATCAATTGGGGAACGATTCTCCTTTTCGGAGGGGGTATTGCGTTTGGCCATTTAATGGTCGAAACTCACTTGGCTCATACGATTGGAGAAAACCTCGTCAATCTTTTTGGCGTGCAATCCTTATGGGGTTTGACCGCCATGTCGATCCTTACCGCTATCGTGCTGACGGAACTGGCTTCCAATACTGCGGCGGCCAGCATGTTGGTACCCGTAGTCATCGCGATTGCTCACGCTGCAGGAATGTCTCCTATCCCTCCGACCTTAGGGGCTTGTATGGGCGCGAGCCTGGCGTTTGTCTTGCCTGTGTCAACCCCGCCCAACGCGATTGTGTATGGCACTGGGCTCGTGCCGGTCACGAGTATGGTTCGTGCAGGACTGATTCTGGATGTGTTGGGTGGAATTCTTATCTTTATCGTGCTGCGAGTATTTTGCCCGATTCTTGGGTTTGTTTCCTAA
- a CDS encoding DUF721 domain-containing protein yields the protein MGAFSSTQSLVPSIAKSYGLDVKILESRLLRDWPKIVGASLASHTRPESIKFRKLVLIAENSAWLQQLVFLKPMILEKLHDVNQETQIVDIILRIGTIEPAKQASISPTNDPVTPTPKSLEYATALTSTIKEPELRALLTTVIAKDLSMTKFPRPAWVD from the coding sequence ATGGGGGCGTTCTCTTCTACTCAATCACTCGTTCCGAGTATCGCCAAATCCTACGGCTTGGACGTGAAAATCCTGGAAAGTCGTCTACTACGCGACTGGCCCAAAATAGTGGGCGCTTCCCTCGCCTCACACACTCGCCCGGAATCGATCAAATTTCGAAAATTGGTCTTGATCGCAGAAAATTCCGCGTGGCTCCAGCAACTTGTCTTCCTGAAGCCGATGATCCTGGAAAAGCTCCATGACGTTAATCAGGAAACGCAAATCGTTGATATCATCCTCCGTATCGGGACTATTGAACCAGCGAAGCAGGCCAGCATTTCCCCTACAAATGACCCTGTAACACCGACCCCGAAGTCATTAGAATATGCGACCGCCTTGACCTCCACTATTAAAGAGCCAGAACTTCGCGCCCTTCTGACCACGGTGATCGCGAAAGATCTTTCGATGACGAAGTTTCCGCGTCCTGCTTGGGTTGATTAA